A single window of Nicotiana tomentosiformis chromosome 1, ASM39032v3, whole genome shotgun sequence DNA harbors:
- the LOC104108970 gene encoding uncharacterized protein, whose amino-acid sequence MERWEISNRMCMMIMKKAIPETFRGTMSDKVKMAKEFMANIKKVFVKSEKAEIGTLLTSLISMRYQEKSNIREYIMRISHLFSKLKALKLDFSEDLLVHLVLISLPLQFSQFKVGYNSKKETWSLNELISHCVQEEDRLKQEKIESAHLAAVPKDKRKYMKRNNKEAVDTTPQEKQHYEPITYGCFFCQAAGHKKKDCTNHHAWRAKKGCLNYRKPNDGERYIYNSDSKSVKVEAIGTFRLLLRTDFI is encoded by the exons ATGGAAAGGTGGGAGATATCAAATCGCATGTGTATGATGATCATGAAGAAAGCCATTCCAGAAACATTCAGGGGCACTATGTCCGACAAGGTTAAGATGGCTAAAGAGTTTATGGCTAATATTAAAAAAGTATTTGTCAAGAGTGAAAAGGCTGAAATTGGTACACTCTTGACAAGTCTGATTTCAATGAGGTATCAAGAAAAAAGTAACATCAGGGAGTACATCATGCGAATATCTCATCTTTTTTCTAAGTTGAAAGCACTTAAGTTGGACTTCTCTGAGGACTTGCTAGTGCATTTGGTTTTGATATCCCTTCCACTACAATTTAGTCAGTTTAAGGTGGGCTATAATAGTAAGAAAGAGACTTGGTCTCTAAATGAGCTCATCTCACACTGTGTCCAGGAAGAGGATAGACTGAAGCAGGAAAAGATAGAAAGTGCTCACTTAGCCGCTGTACCTAAGGACAAAAGGAAATACATGAAGAGAAATAATAAGGAAGCCGTGGATACAACACCACAAGAGAAACAACATTATGAACCAATTACATATGGTTGTTTCTTTTGTCAAGCTGCAGGTCATAAAAAGAAGGATTGTACCAACCATCATGCATGGCGTGCAAAGAAAG GTTGCCTAAACTATCGAAAGCCTAATGATGGTGAAAGATACATCTACAATAGTGACAGCAAGTCGGTGAAAGTCGAAGCAATTGGAACTTTTAGATTATTGTTAAGAACGGATTTTATTTGA